One segment of Nocardia farcinica DNA contains the following:
- a CDS encoding acetoacetate decarboxylase family protein yields the protein MAVETGDGAVRTHLVLGREIRMPVRIRTAHAFMASYLVPVAAAQRLIDYSGLRVLCLPGGRAMCTLVFVEYVDGDLGPYHEFGVSFMVRHHTATGGGTLAGLRGLLGGSAGVFIHRLPVDGEFTLAAGRGIWGFPKELADFDVTHHGVRRGALRQNGALIAELTVRPGLPTPLRRGAGASFDAYSHIDGVTRCTRWEMAPTGMRARPGGAELVLGDHPWAAELASLGLPRRAVSASTVERLAMVFEDAVVV from the coding sequence ATGGCGGTGGAGACAGGCGACGGAGCGGTGCGCACCCACCTGGTGCTGGGTCGGGAGATCCGGATGCCGGTGCGGATCCGCACCGCGCACGCCTTCATGGCGTCCTATCTCGTCCCGGTCGCCGCGGCCCAGCGCCTGATCGACTACTCCGGGCTGCGCGTACTCTGCCTGCCGGGTGGGCGGGCGATGTGCACCCTGGTCTTCGTCGAGTACGTGGACGGTGATCTGGGCCCCTACCACGAGTTCGGGGTCTCGTTCATGGTGCGACACCACACCGCGACCGGCGGCGGCACGCTCGCCGGCCTGCGCGGATTGCTCGGGGGCTCGGCGGGCGTGTTCATCCATCGGCTGCCGGTGGACGGTGAATTCACCCTGGCCGCGGGTCGCGGCATCTGGGGTTTCCCGAAGGAACTCGCCGACTTCGACGTCACCCATCACGGCGTGCGGCGCGGTGCGCTGCGCCAGAACGGTGCGCTGATCGCGGAGCTGACCGTGCGGCCCGGCCTGCCCACGCCGCTGCGCCGGGGTGCGGGCGCCTCCTTCGACGCCTACTCCCACATCGACGGCGTCACGCGCTGCACGCGCTGGGAGATGGCGCCGACAGGGATGCGGGCCCGCCCGGGCGGTGCGGAGCTGGTGCTCGGCGACCATCCGTGGGCGGCCGAGCTGGCCTCGCTCGGGCTACCGCGCCGGGCGGTATCGGCTTCGACGGTGGAGCGCCTGGCGATGGTCTTCGAGGACGCCGTGGTGGTGTAG
- a CDS encoding YidH family protein translates to MTLPDRGGETGTDEPAAEIDYRFTLANERTFLAWMRTALGLLAGGVAVHTLVQPFPIGGFRRALALACILLAVIVAVGAYVNWRRIGAAMRRGAPLPDSLLVPILAAGIGLVSMLAAVAVILR, encoded by the coding sequence GTGACCCTCCCGGACCGCGGCGGCGAAACCGGTACCGACGAGCCCGCCGCGGAGATCGATTACCGCTTCACCCTCGCCAACGAACGCACCTTCCTGGCGTGGATGCGGACGGCGCTGGGATTGCTCGCCGGTGGCGTCGCCGTCCACACGCTCGTCCAGCCGTTCCCGATCGGCGGGTTCCGCCGGGCACTCGCCCTGGCCTGCATCCTGCTCGCGGTGATCGTCGCGGTCGGCGCGTACGTCAACTGGCGGCGGATCGGCGCGGCCATGCGCCGGGGCGCGCCGCTGCCCGACAGCCTGCTGGTGCCGATCCTGGCGGCGGGCATCGGACTGGTCTCGATGCTCGCGGCGGTGGCGGTGATCCTGCGATGA
- the dprA gene encoding DNA-processing protein DprA, whose protein sequence is MVCASSADHDARRLAWVYLSRVVEGPCAALSALIESVGVVEAARAVRERELPEALRGATRARREVDRAEADLATMARLGGRVVTPEDAEWPAWRMLGLSQLAGGPDPDGAVPLVLWVRGPRSLLESSEQALAVVGSRCSSGYGNRVTAELAGDLAARGWTIVSGAAFGIDAMAHRAALAVGGPTIAVLACGVDRPYPAQHDRLLAEIAEVGLVVSEYPPGTVPHKHRFLARNRLIAGLADGVLVVEAGLRSGARNTVKWARRLCRPALAVPGPVTSAASVGCHRMIREGEALLVTRAEEVIDEAGPLRLSLPGGTVTTVAESLTGDEAVVYAALPAIGSRLPGELCGTTGLSTPAVRAALVALEMAGLVGADATGWSRLARPRRSGGTAADG, encoded by the coding sequence GTGGTGTGCGCGTCCTCGGCCGATCACGACGCGCGGCGACTGGCGTGGGTGTATCTCTCGCGGGTGGTGGAGGGACCGTGTGCGGCGCTGTCGGCGCTGATCGAGTCGGTGGGCGTGGTGGAGGCGGCGCGCGCTGTGCGCGAGCGGGAGTTGCCCGAGGCGTTGCGGGGTGCCACCCGAGCACGGCGCGAGGTCGACCGCGCCGAGGCCGATCTCGCGACGATGGCACGGCTCGGTGGCCGGGTGGTGACTCCCGAGGACGCGGAGTGGCCTGCTTGGCGGATGCTCGGGCTGAGTCAGCTGGCGGGCGGACCGGACCCCGACGGCGCGGTGCCGCTGGTGCTGTGGGTGCGGGGGCCGCGTTCGCTGCTGGAGTCCAGCGAGCAGGCGTTGGCGGTGGTCGGTTCCCGGTGCAGCAGCGGTTACGGCAACCGGGTGACGGCGGAGCTCGCGGGCGATCTGGCCGCCCGCGGCTGGACCATCGTCTCCGGTGCGGCCTTCGGCATCGACGCGATGGCCCACCGGGCCGCCCTGGCCGTCGGCGGTCCCACCATCGCCGTCCTCGCCTGTGGTGTGGACCGGCCGTATCCGGCCCAGCACGACCGGCTGCTCGCCGAGATCGCCGAGGTGGGGCTGGTCGTGAGCGAGTATCCGCCCGGCACCGTCCCGCACAAACACCGCTTCCTCGCGCGCAACCGGTTGATCGCCGGGCTGGCCGACGGTGTCCTCGTCGTCGAGGCCGGTTTGCGCAGCGGCGCCCGCAACACCGTGAAATGGGCGCGCCGCCTGTGCCGCCCCGCCCTCGCCGTGCCCGGCCCGGTCACCTCCGCCGCATCGGTCGGCTGCCACCGCATGATCCGCGAGGGCGAGGCGCTGCTCGTCACCCGCGCCGAGGAGGTGATCGACGAAGCGGGCCCGCTGCGGTTGTCGCTGCCGGGTGGGACCGTGACCACCGTGGCCGAGTCGCTCACCGGGGACGAAGCGGTCGTCTACGCGGCGCTGCCGGCCATCGGCTCCCGGCTGCCCGGCGAACTCTGTGGCACCACGGGCCTGTCCACACCGGCCGTTCGCGCGGCACTGGTCGCGCTGGAGATGGCGGGGCTGGTCGGCGCCGACGCCACCGGATGGTCACGTCTGGCCCGCCCTCGACGGTCCGGCGGTACCGCCGCGGATGGGTGA
- a CDS encoding alkyl/aryl-sulfatase, with protein MSTAADPSPAIVAANRRAAAALPFADTTDAADADRGFVAALRPGVVTTADGTVVWDSDSYAFLREPCPPSVHPSLWRHCGLSVRQGLFEVTEGIYQVRGLDLANMTIVEGERGIVVIDALMSAETAAAALALYREHRGDRPVTGLIYTHAGVDHFGGALGVTTAAEVAAGRCPVLAPAGFLEQAAAMSTGAGVAAARRASYRYGAVLPRGPLGSVGAGLGQTTSLGTVTLLPPTVEIATTGRRATIDGVPFVFQVAAAPSAAEMTVYLPRHRALGVGASAAHALHDPEAPCGAPAGDPRAWTKYLSETITLFGDRSEVLFASHHWPTWGRDRVVELLALHRDLYGYLHDQTLRLMNLGHVGAEIAERLELPPALEHAWHARGYHGSVSHHVKAIYQRHLGWFDGNPAHLWEHPPVEAARRHVEFMGGPEEVLRKARASYEAGDYRWVAQVVDYVLFTDPHNEEARHLQASTFEQLAYGAENAAWRNIYLGGAYELRYGIFGTPSAWAPAGAPETMTVEQIFDAVALRVDGPKAWELRMLTEWHLTDTDEVHRVEVRNGVLTHCPRPPGPLPEPDATFVLDRSALVRVLLGGADFGVAVAAGDIAIEGDPTKLAALVAVLDTPDPDFAIVTP; from the coding sequence ATGAGCACTGCGGCCGATCCGAGCCCGGCCATCGTCGCGGCCAACCGGCGTGCGGCCGCCGCGCTGCCGTTCGCCGACACCACCGACGCGGCCGACGCCGACCGCGGCTTCGTCGCGGCGTTGCGCCCCGGTGTCGTCACCACCGCCGACGGAACCGTCGTGTGGGACAGCGACTCCTACGCGTTCCTGCGCGAGCCGTGTCCGCCCTCGGTGCACCCGAGCCTGTGGCGGCACTGTGGACTGTCGGTGCGGCAGGGGCTGTTCGAGGTGACCGAAGGGATCTATCAGGTCAGGGGGCTCGATCTGGCCAACATGACCATCGTGGAGGGCGAGCGCGGCATCGTCGTCATCGATGCGCTGATGTCGGCCGAGACGGCCGCGGCGGCGTTGGCCCTCTATCGCGAACATCGCGGCGACCGGCCGGTGACCGGGTTGATCTACACGCACGCGGGCGTCGATCACTTCGGTGGCGCGCTCGGCGTGACCACCGCGGCCGAGGTCGCGGCGGGGCGCTGTCCGGTTCTCGCGCCCGCGGGCTTCCTGGAACAGGCGGCGGCCATGAGCACGGGTGCGGGCGTCGCGGCCGCCCGGCGCGCCTCCTACCGGTACGGAGCGGTCCTGCCGCGTGGGCCATTGGGCAGTGTCGGGGCCGGACTCGGGCAGACCACCTCGCTCGGCACCGTCACGCTGCTGCCGCCGACGGTCGAGATCGCGACCACCGGCCGCCGCGCGACCATCGACGGGGTGCCGTTCGTCTTCCAGGTCGCCGCGGCCCCGTCGGCGGCCGAGATGACCGTGTACCTGCCGCGGCACCGGGCACTGGGCGTGGGCGCGAGCGCCGCGCACGCCCTGCACGATCCGGAGGCGCCGTGCGGCGCGCCCGCCGGCGACCCGCGCGCGTGGACGAAGTACCTCAGCGAGACCATCACGCTGTTCGGCGACCGCAGCGAGGTGCTGTTCGCGAGCCACCACTGGCCCACCTGGGGCCGCGACCGGGTGGTCGAACTCCTCGCGCTGCACCGCGACCTGTACGGATACCTGCACGACCAGACACTGCGGCTGATGAATCTGGGCCACGTGGGCGCCGAGATCGCCGAACGGCTGGAACTGCCGCCCGCGCTCGAGCACGCCTGGCACGCGCGTGGCTACCACGGCTCGGTGAGCCACCACGTCAAGGCGATCTACCAGCGCCACCTCGGCTGGTTCGACGGCAACCCCGCGCACCTGTGGGAGCATCCGCCGGTCGAGGCCGCGCGCAGGCACGTGGAGTTCATGGGCGGCCCCGAGGAGGTGCTGCGCAAGGCGCGCGCCAGCTACGAGGCCGGTGACTATCGGTGGGTGGCCCAGGTCGTCGACTACGTGCTCTTCACCGACCCGCACAACGAGGAAGCCCGGCACCTGCAGGCCAGTACCTTCGAACAACTCGCCTACGGCGCGGAGAACGCCGCCTGGCGCAACATCTACCTCGGCGGCGCCTACGAGCTGCGGTACGGGATCTTCGGCACGCCGAGCGCCTGGGCCCCGGCCGGTGCGCCCGAGACGATGACCGTCGAGCAGATCTTCGACGCCGTCGCACTGCGGGTCGACGGGCCGAAGGCGTGGGAGCTGCGGATGCTCACCGAATGGCACCTCACCGACACCGACGAGGTCCACCGGGTGGAGGTACGCAACGGCGTACTCACCCACTGTCCACGCCCGCCGGGGCCGCTGCCCGAACCCGACGCGACCTTCGTCCTCGACCGCTCGGCGCTCGTCCGGGTGTTGCTGGGGGGTGCGGATTTCGGCGTGGCGGTCGCGGCGGGCGACATCGCCATCGAGGGCGACCCGACGAAGCTCGCCGCGCTGGTGGCCGTGCTCGACACCCCGGACCCGGATTTCGCGATCGTCACCCCGTGA
- a CDS encoding tyrosine recombinase XerC, translating into MEGLPEDLTALLAEYGRHLRLGQNRSAHTVRAYVGDARALLTHLYTRSPDAAIGELDLPLLRSWLADLAAAGAARTTLARRASAVRTFTAWLTGTGRLPADPGLRLAAPKAHRTLPAVLARQQAVAAMDAAESGARQEDPMALRDRLIVEMLYATGIRVSELCGLDIDDVDRERRLVRVLGKGNKERSVPFGGPADLAVEQWLRRGRPAFATVESGRALLIGRRGRRLDQRQARTVVHEVVSAIPGAPDLGPHGLRHSAATHLLEGGADLRVVQELLGHSSLATTQLYTHVSIERLKKVHDQAHPRA; encoded by the coding sequence ATGGAGGGTTTGCCGGAAGACCTGACGGCGTTGCTGGCGGAGTACGGGCGACATCTGCGGCTGGGGCAGAATCGCTCCGCCCACACGGTCCGCGCCTACGTGGGGGATGCCCGGGCGTTGCTGACGCACTTGTACACGCGGTCGCCGGACGCGGCGATCGGGGAGCTGGACCTGCCGTTGCTGCGGTCCTGGTTGGCCGATCTGGCCGCCGCGGGCGCGGCGCGCACCACGCTGGCGCGCCGGGCGTCGGCGGTGCGGACGTTCACCGCGTGGCTGACCGGGACGGGTAGGTTGCCGGCTGACCCCGGCCTGCGGCTGGCCGCGCCCAAGGCGCACCGCACCCTGCCCGCGGTGCTGGCCCGGCAGCAGGCAGTGGCCGCGATGGACGCCGCCGAGTCCGGTGCCCGGCAAGAGGATCCGATGGCCTTGCGGGACCGGTTGATCGTGGAGATGCTCTACGCCACCGGCATCCGGGTGAGCGAGCTGTGCGGCCTCGACATCGACGATGTCGATCGTGAGCGCAGGCTGGTGCGGGTGCTGGGCAAGGGCAACAAGGAACGCTCGGTGCCCTTCGGCGGACCCGCGGATCTGGCCGTGGAACAGTGGCTGCGGCGCGGCAGACCCGCCTTCGCCACCGTCGAGTCGGGCCGGGCGCTGCTGATCGGGCGGCGGGGGCGACGGCTGGACCAGCGACAGGCGCGGACCGTGGTGCACGAGGTCGTCTCCGCGATCCCCGGCGCACCCGACCTCGGCCCGCACGGCCTACGCCACAGCGCGGCCACCCACCTGCTCGAAGGCGGAGCCGACCTGCGCGTGGTGCAGGAACTGCTCGGTCACAGCAGCCTGGCGACCACCCAGCTCTACACCCACGTGTCCATCGAGCGATTGAAGAAGGTGCACGATCAGGCGCACCCGCGGGCCTGA
- a CDS encoding YraN family protein: MGDKQALGAHGEELAARFLRDAGMEIVARNWRCRYGELDLIARDAQTTAFVEVKTRRGLGFGTPAEAVTFTKRQRIRRLALLWLAEQDGPWQQIRFDVVSVLMTPGHRPVIDHLKAVF; this comes from the coding sequence CACGGGGAAGAACTGGCCGCCCGCTTCCTGCGGGACGCGGGCATGGAGATCGTCGCGCGGAACTGGCGGTGCCGCTACGGCGAGCTGGACCTGATCGCGCGTGACGCACAGACCACCGCCTTCGTCGAGGTCAAGACCCGCCGCGGGCTCGGGTTCGGCACGCCCGCCGAAGCGGTCACCTTCACCAAGCGCCAGCGGATCCGCCGCCTGGCTCTGCTGTGGCTGGCCGAACAGGACGGGCCCTGGCAACAGATCCGGTTCGACGTGGTCTCGGTGCTGATGACACCCGGGCATCGCCCCGTCATCGACCACCTGAAGGCGGTCTTCTGA
- a CDS encoding DUF202 domain-containing protein, whose translation MNPPDTGLAAERTALAWRRTALAATVVVALLAEHAIGNGGAGLLPLAAGVVPLAVVAIVANRRARLLRHAGPERVRPARVTVAAATLAILVLAAVGVAVVGTEPWP comes from the coding sequence ATGAACCCGCCCGACACCGGCTTGGCCGCCGAACGGACCGCGCTGGCGTGGCGGCGCACCGCGCTGGCGGCCACCGTCGTGGTGGCGCTGTTGGCCGAACACGCCATCGGCAACGGCGGTGCCGGACTCCTGCCGCTGGCCGCGGGCGTGGTGCCGCTGGCCGTGGTCGCGATCGTCGCGAATCGACGGGCCCGGCTGCTGCGGCACGCCGGGCCCGAGCGGGTTCGTCCCGCGCGCGTCACCGTCGCGGCGGCGACGCTCGCCATCCTCGTTCTCGCCGCCGTCGGTGTGGCCGTCGTCGGCACCGAACCCTGGCCCTGA
- a CDS encoding YifB family Mg chelatase-like AAA ATPase, with protein MALGRAHSVAVAGVDGQLVEIEADIGQGLPSVHLVGLPDTALTESRDRVRAAVANSGEKWPDGRVILALSPATLPKVGSVYDLALAAAVLDAADAIPSARLGKAVLLGELALDGRVRRVRGILPAVMTARAAGWPTVVVPRAALAEAGLVQGIEVLGAETLRGLVAWLRGEGGLAEPDGVLPGAAAPDGDLSEVVGQEEARWALEVAAAGGHHLLLTGPPGIGKTMLAQRLPSLLPPLTEAESLEVTAIHSMAGALSGEHPLVTTPPFVAPHHSTSVTAMIGGGSGTARPGAVSRAHRGVLFLDECAEIGTKVLEAMRTPLEEGEVRIARRDGVARYPARFQLVLAANPCPCAPARDVDCICPPLARRRYLGKLSGPLMDRIDLWVRMHGHTGPALGSEVAESSATVRERVAAARAAAAHRWRADGWRTNAEVPGHVLRQRFPLPAEAVAPLEAAVRMGRLSARGADRAIRVAWTVCDLRGAPVPTARDVMLALNFRQRGAP; from the coding sequence ATGGCGCTCGGCCGCGCCCACTCGGTCGCCGTCGCCGGGGTGGACGGCCAGTTGGTGGAGATCGAGGCCGACATCGGCCAGGGGCTGCCCTCGGTGCATCTGGTGGGCCTGCCCGACACCGCCCTGACGGAATCCCGGGACCGGGTGCGGGCCGCGGTCGCGAACTCGGGGGAGAAGTGGCCGGACGGCCGGGTCATCCTGGCGCTGTCCCCGGCGACATTGCCCAAGGTGGGCAGCGTCTACGACCTGGCGCTGGCAGCGGCGGTGCTCGACGCCGCCGACGCGATCCCCTCCGCCCGGCTCGGCAAGGCGGTGTTGCTGGGCGAACTGGCCCTGGACGGACGGGTGCGGCGGGTCCGCGGCATCCTGCCCGCGGTGATGACGGCGCGCGCCGCGGGCTGGCCCACGGTCGTGGTGCCACGCGCCGCGTTGGCCGAGGCGGGACTGGTGCAGGGCATCGAGGTGCTCGGCGCGGAGACCCTGCGTGGCCTGGTGGCATGGCTGCGCGGGGAGGGTGGGCTGGCCGAACCCGACGGCGTCCTGCCCGGCGCCGCCGCCCCCGACGGCGACCTGAGCGAGGTGGTCGGGCAGGAGGAGGCACGGTGGGCGCTCGAGGTCGCCGCGGCCGGCGGCCACCATCTGCTGCTCACCGGCCCGCCCGGCATCGGCAAAACGATGCTGGCGCAACGGCTTCCGAGTCTGCTGCCGCCACTCACCGAAGCGGAGTCGCTGGAGGTGACGGCCATCCACTCGATGGCGGGCGCGTTGTCGGGCGAGCATCCCCTCGTCACCACACCGCCGTTCGTGGCACCGCACCACTCCACCTCGGTGACCGCGATGATCGGCGGCGGCTCGGGCACGGCACGGCCGGGCGCGGTCAGCCGGGCGCACCGCGGGGTGCTGTTCCTCGACGAATGCGCCGAGATCGGCACCAAGGTGCTCGAGGCGATGCGTACCCCGCTCGAGGAGGGCGAGGTGCGCATCGCCCGCCGCGACGGCGTCGCCCGCTATCCCGCGCGCTTCCAGCTGGTACTCGCCGCCAACCCGTGCCCGTGCGCGCCCGCCCGCGACGTGGACTGCATCTGCCCGCCGCTTGCCCGTCGCCGCTACCTGGGCAAACTGTCCGGTCCGCTGATGGACCGCATCGACCTCTGGGTGCGCATGCACGGTCACACCGGGCCCGCGCTGGGTTCCGAGGTCGCCGAGAGCAGCGCCACGGTGCGGGAGCGGGTCGCCGCCGCCCGCGCCGCGGCGGCGCACCGCTGGCGCGCCGACGGCTGGCGGACCAACGCCGAAGTGCCGGGACACGTTCTGCGACAGCGTTTTCCGCTTCCCGCCGAGGCGGTCGCCCCGCTGGAGGCGGCCGTGCGGATGGGCAGGCTGTCCGCGCGCGGCGCCGATCGCGCCATCCGCGTCGCCTGGACGGTGTGCGACCTGCGCGGCGCTCCCGTCCCCACCGCACGGGACGTGATGCTGGCCTTGAACTTCCGGCAGCGCGGCGCACCGTGA